The following are encoded in a window of Methylocystis rosea genomic DNA:
- a CDS encoding DUF3422 family protein, whose protein sequence is MEISENEPMTLREHPFREAVLAELHARPFLPLDAPRRIYHYAFATDHEAAAADREAVGALALAHGVLAPDPGARFHYFIFGDWRLRWEQHSEFTTYSWSTGVGADIPFAHADPFKAGEISFKPPGVLIVATQLCVVDGARSVEELASYFNSQSLCVVGVEDRDAQVLTDFAVDAYGFTRMLIRSKALPRFEAGRLAQRVLEIETYRTMALLGLPLARQVSPQLANMERELSGITEALNEAHDSRVNYLLLKRLSDLLASSQALSTRTAFRFDASRAYRALVKNRLSQLQERREGQYVTISDFLNARLDPAIETCNAVEARQTRFSAQVERATDLMRTGITLEMERQNGALLEEMNRRTRLQMRLNRIVQGITIAGLAYFLTGLFSFVAKGLKAAGALPPQVSADLVAALAMPIAVLIAIAFMARVLRLSREAAEEEHLD, encoded by the coding sequence ATGGAAATCAGCGAAAACGAACCCATGACTCTCCGCGAGCATCCATTTCGCGAGGCGGTTCTCGCGGAGCTGCACGCGCGGCCGTTCCTGCCGCTCGACGCGCCGCGGCGCATCTATCACTACGCCTTCGCCACGGACCACGAAGCGGCGGCCGCCGATCGTGAGGCGGTCGGCGCGCTCGCGCTCGCGCATGGCGTGCTGGCGCCGGATCCGGGCGCGCGATTCCACTACTTTATCTTCGGCGACTGGCGGCTTCGCTGGGAGCAACATAGCGAATTCACCACCTACAGCTGGTCGACGGGCGTCGGCGCCGATATCCCCTTCGCGCATGCCGACCCGTTCAAAGCGGGCGAAATCTCCTTTAAGCCGCCGGGAGTGCTCATCGTCGCGACGCAGCTCTGCGTCGTCGACGGCGCGCGATCGGTCGAAGAGCTTGCATCCTATTTCAATTCGCAGAGTCTGTGCGTCGTCGGCGTCGAAGATCGCGACGCGCAGGTTCTGACCGACTTCGCCGTCGACGCCTACGGCTTTACGCGCATGCTGATCCGCAGCAAGGCGCTGCCGCGTTTCGAAGCCGGCCGTCTCGCGCAGCGCGTCCTCGAGATCGAAACCTATCGTACGATGGCGCTGCTCGGGCTGCCGCTCGCGCGGCAAGTGTCGCCCCAGCTCGCCAACATGGAGCGAGAGCTTTCGGGCATCACCGAAGCGCTGAACGAAGCGCATGACAGCCGCGTCAATTACCTTTTGCTGAAGCGGCTCTCGGACCTGCTCGCGAGCAGTCAGGCGCTATCGACGCGCACGGCCTTCCGTTTTGACGCGAGCCGCGCCTATCGCGCGCTGGTGAAGAACCGCCTCTCCCAGCTGCAGGAGAGGCGCGAAGGACAATATGTGACGATTTCAGATTTCCTCAATGCGCGCCTTGATCCGGCGATCGAAACCTGCAACGCCGTCGAGGCGCGCCAAACCCGCTTCTCGGCGCAGGTCGAGCGCGCGACCGATCTGATGCGCACCGGCATCACGCTGGAGATGGAGCGGCAGAACGGCGCTCTGCTTGAAGAGATGAACCGCCGCACGCGGTTGCAGATGCGGCTCAACCGCATCGTGCAGGGAATCACGATCGCCGGACTCGCCTATTTTCTCACCGGACTCTTCAGCTTTGTCGCCAAGGGGCTCAAGGCCGCTGGCGCTTTGCCGCCGCAGGTTTCCGCCGATCTCGTCGCCGCTCTCGCGATGCCGATCGCCGTGCTCATCGCGATCGCGTTCATGGCCCGCGTCCTCAGATTGTCGCGAGAGGCGGCGGAGGAGGAACACTTGGATTAA
- a CDS encoding alpha-D-glucose phosphate-specific phosphoglucomutase has protein sequence MGNSQATIIATTPFDDQRPGTSGLRKKVDVFKQRHYLENFIQSIFDSLEGYQGATLVVGGDGRYYNREAIQKILKIAAANGVGRVVIGQSGILSTPAASALIRALMAFGGIVLSASHNPGGPHGDFGVKYNVANGGPAPEKVTDAIYARTREITSFRIVEAEDVDIDRLGETRVGDMRVDVVDSVANYKALMQSLFDFDRIRDAFRSGFTFTFDAMSAVTGPYARVLFEEDLGARPGSVINATPLPDFGGHHPDPNLVHARHLYDLAMSDRSPDLCAASDGDGDRNLIIGRGRFVTPSDSLAILAANATIAPGYRKGVTGIARSMPTSAAADRVAERLGVPLYETPTGWKYFGNLLDAGLVTICGEESAGAGSDHVREKDGLWAVLFWLDILAARKESVDAIVRQHWTTYGRNYYSRHDYEEVASDGAHALIDALRQRLPTLKGQYFGGLEVATADDFAYHDPVDGSDSQHQGLRVIFADGSRIVYRLSGTGTAGATLRVYIERYEPDPARQHMETQAALADLVSLSRELAAIERFTQRAAPSVIT, from the coding sequence ATGGGGAATTCACAGGCGACCATCATCGCAACGACGCCCTTCGACGACCAACGCCCGGGCACATCCGGCCTGCGCAAGAAAGTCGACGTCTTCAAGCAGCGCCACTATCTTGAAAACTTCATTCAATCGATATTCGACAGTCTGGAGGGCTATCAGGGCGCAACGCTCGTCGTCGGCGGCGACGGCCGCTATTACAACCGCGAGGCGATTCAAAAGATCCTGAAGATCGCCGCGGCCAACGGCGTCGGCCGCGTCGTCATCGGACAAAGCGGCATATTATCGACGCCCGCAGCCTCGGCGCTCATTCGCGCGCTTATGGCCTTCGGCGGAATCGTGCTGTCCGCCAGCCACAATCCCGGCGGCCCGCACGGCGACTTCGGCGTCAAATATAATGTGGCGAATGGCGGTCCGGCGCCCGAGAAGGTGACTGACGCGATCTACGCCCGCACGCGCGAGATTACGTCGTTCAGGATCGTCGAAGCCGAAGACGTCGATATCGACAGGCTCGGCGAAACGCGCGTCGGCGACATGCGCGTCGATGTCGTCGACAGCGTCGCGAATTACAAAGCGCTGATGCAGTCGCTCTTTGATTTCGATCGCATCCGTGACGCTTTTCGGTCGGGCTTCACCTTCACCTTCGACGCCATGTCGGCCGTCACCGGCCCCTACGCGCGCGTGCTGTTCGAAGAGGATCTCGGGGCGCGGCCGGGCAGCGTCATCAACGCGACGCCCCTGCCCGATTTCGGCGGCCATCATCCCGATCCCAATCTCGTCCACGCGAGACATCTTTATGATCTCGCCATGTCCGACCGTTCGCCCGATCTTTGCGCCGCGTCGGATGGCGACGGCGACCGCAATCTGATCATCGGCCGCGGCCGTTTCGTCACGCCCTCGGACAGTCTCGCGATCCTCGCCGCCAACGCCACGATTGCGCCGGGCTATCGCAAAGGCGTCACAGGAATTGCGCGATCGATGCCGACAAGCGCCGCCGCCGACCGCGTCGCGGAAAGGCTTGGCGTCCCGCTGTATGAGACGCCAACGGGGTGGAAATATTTCGGCAATCTGCTCGACGCCGGCCTCGTGACGATCTGCGGCGAGGAAAGCGCCGGCGCCGGCTCCGATCATGTGCGCGAGAAGGATGGGCTATGGGCGGTGCTGTTCTGGCTCGACATCCTCGCGGCGCGCAAGGAGAGCGTCGACGCCATCGTCCGACAACATTGGACGACCTATGGACGCAATTATTATTCGCGTCACGATTATGAGGAAGTCGCGAGCGACGGCGCCCATGCGCTGATCGACGCGCTGCGCCAACGTCTGCCGACTCTCAAGGGCCAATATTTCGGCGGCCTTGAAGTCGCGACGGCCGACGACTTCGCCTATCACGATCCGGTCGACGGCTCGGACTCGCAGCATCAGGGCCTGCGGGTGATCTTCGCCGACGGATCGCGGATCGTTTACCGGCTGTCGGGCACCGGCACGGCCGGCGCGACGCTGCGGGTCTATATCGAGCGCTACGAACCCGATCCTGCGCGGCAGCATATGGAGACTCAGGCGGCGCTCGCCGATCTCGTGAGCCTATCGCGCGAACTCGCCGCCATCGAACGCTTTACGCAGCGCGCTGCGCCGAGCGTCATCACCTGA
- a CDS encoding cyclic nucleotide-binding domain-containing protein → MTLDDDIDNLARIPLFSIFEPNALRMLALSAETRLLRAGDVLFRRGEISDGGYVLTLGSIALTAANDGRPRSKIVRPWTLIGETALLAPSTRPAGAIAQEPATVLKILRPLFHLILEQHPATAARVRDFFRCRLLDFIHDIGAEASASDRDVGRLT, encoded by the coding sequence ATGACGCTGGACGACGATATCGACAATCTCGCGCGCATCCCTCTCTTTTCGATCTTCGAGCCGAACGCCCTGCGTATGCTCGCGCTTTCCGCAGAAACGCGCCTGCTGCGAGCCGGCGACGTCCTGTTCCGACGCGGCGAAATCTCGGACGGCGGCTATGTGCTCACCTTGGGATCGATCGCGCTGACCGCCGCAAACGACGGACGTCCTCGGTCGAAGATCGTCCGGCCCTGGACGCTGATCGGCGAAACCGCCCTCCTCGCGCCATCGACGCGCCCCGCCGGCGCGATCGCCCAGGAGCCGGCCACGGTGCTCAAGATTCTGCGGCCATTGTTTCATTTAATTTTGGAGCAGCATCCGGCGACCGCCGCTCGCGTGCGCGATTTCTTTCGTTGCAGGCTTTTGGATTTCATCCACGATATCGGCGCCGAGGCGTCGGCGTCTGACCGCGACGTTGGGCGCTTAACGTAA
- a CDS encoding winged helix-turn-helix domain-containing protein: MSLSRTLNIAANAPLRAMLVEQFAALGRYALRDGQLGPPGEDWPDAAIMDESHCDPKALADARARGCRTRVVLIADEPKSPPLGVDAVVTRPIRFAELVALIDSAPAWTAVGPYRFEAGELRAPSGARLKLTEKETAILARLARAHGATVSRAALLRDVWGYGPNMSTRTLETHIHRLRRKLEPSPEQPRWLKTERDGYRLAANEKDPAS, from the coding sequence ATGTCCCTTTCGCGCACTTTGAACATCGCCGCCAACGCCCCGTTGCGGGCGATGCTCGTCGAGCAATTCGCCGCGCTCGGCCGCTATGCGCTGCGCGACGGCCAGCTCGGCCCGCCCGGGGAAGATTGGCCGGATGCGGCGATCATGGACGAATCCCATTGCGATCCCAAAGCGCTTGCTGATGCGCGCGCGCGCGGCTGCAGGACGCGTGTCGTGCTCATCGCCGATGAGCCGAAATCGCCGCCGCTGGGGGTCGACGCCGTCGTTACCCGTCCCATCCGCTTTGCGGAATTGGTGGCGCTCATCGATTCCGCACCTGCGTGGACGGCTGTCGGCCCCTATCGTTTCGAGGCTGGCGAACTGCGGGCGCCTTCTGGCGCGCGCTTGAAGCTGACCGAAAAAGAGACGGCGATTCTCGCGAGGCTGGCGCGCGCCCATGGCGCGACGGTGTCGCGCGCGGCGCTGCTGCGCGACGTGTGGGGCTACGGTCCGAATATGTCGACCCGTACGCTCGAGACGCACATTCACCGTCTGAGACGGAAACTCGAGCCATCGCCCGAACAGCCGCGCTGGCTCAAAACGGAACGCGACGGATACCGGCTCGCCGCCAACGAAAAAGACCCCGCGTCTTAA
- a CDS encoding L,D-transpeptidase family protein — MHRRTNRAKPAGLALLRVARRMGGRPHEGRLIAGSLVLPCALGRSGVVRNKREGDGASPAGRWPLLYFYLRAPAPLRLPWRRARPHDLWCDDPRSFLYNKPLRAPSRLGHEDMWRKDALYDAVGVMGYNLRPRVRGRGSAIFFHIATDDLSPTAGCVALRARDMARLLPRLGRKVSLLIG, encoded by the coding sequence ATGCATCGCCGAACGAACCGTGCGAAACCTGCCGGACTGGCCTTGCTGCGCGTCGCGCGGCGCATGGGCGGCCGTCCGCATGAGGGAAGGTTGATCGCCGGCTCGCTCGTTCTTCCTTGCGCGCTCGGCCGCAGCGGCGTTGTGCGCAACAAGCGCGAAGGCGACGGCGCGAGTCCGGCCGGCCGTTGGCCGCTCCTCTATTTTTACCTGCGCGCGCCCGCGCCCCTGCGCCTGCCATGGCGGCGCGCGCGGCCGCACGATCTCTGGTGCGACGATCCGCGCTCCTTTCTTTATAACAAACCGCTGCGGGCGCCGTCGCGCCTCGGCCATGAGGACATGTGGCGCAAGGACGCGCTCTATGACGCCGTCGGCGTGATGGGCTACAATCTTCGTCCTCGCGTGCGCGGTCGCGGCAGCGCAATTTTCTTCCATATCGCCACGGATGATCTTTCGCCCACAGCCGGCTGCGTCGCATTGCGCGCCCGCGACATGGCGCGGCTTCTGCCGCGGTTGGGACGCAAGGTCTCGCTGTTGATCGGATAG
- a CDS encoding YggS family pyridoxal phosphate-dependent enzyme, with translation MGAADRLESTCEAIRRAAVDCGRDPGAVRLVCVTKTFPAEDVAPLLEAGHRIFGENRVQEAMGKWPQLREKYPDIELHLIGPLQSNKTREAVELFDVIESVDREKIARALSEEIARTGKRPRLFVQVNTGAEPQKAGVLPESADNFVAACRDAYGLNIEGLMCVPPLGEQASPHFALLADIAARNGIAELSMGMSSDFELAIQLGATYVRVGSAIMGERHYPA, from the coding sequence ATGGGAGCCGCCGATCGCCTTGAATCGACTTGCGAAGCGATTCGCCGCGCTGCAGTGGACTGTGGCCGCGATCCTGGCGCCGTTCGCCTCGTCTGCGTCACCAAGACCTTTCCGGCCGAGGACGTGGCGCCGCTGCTGGAAGCGGGCCATCGCATTTTCGGGGAAAACCGCGTGCAGGAGGCTATGGGCAAGTGGCCCCAATTGCGCGAAAAATATCCGGACATCGAATTGCATCTCATCGGCCCGCTGCAGTCGAATAAGACGCGCGAGGCGGTCGAACTCTTCGATGTCATAGAGAGCGTCGACCGCGAAAAGATCGCCAGGGCGCTGTCCGAGGAAATCGCCAGGACCGGCAAGCGCCCGCGGCTGTTCGTGCAGGTCAACACCGGCGCCGAGCCGCAAAAGGCCGGCGTTCTTCCCGAAAGCGCCGACAATTTTGTGGCCGCCTGTCGCGACGCTTATGGATTGAACATCGAAGGGCTGATGTGCGTGCCGCCCCTGGGGGAACAGGCGTCTCCGCATTTCGCGCTGCTCGCCGACATCGCCGCGCGCAATGGCATCGCCGAACTCTCGATGGGCATGAGTTCGGATTTCGAACTCGCGATCCAGTTAGGGGCAACTTATGTCCGCGTCGGGTCGGCGATCATGGGCGAGCGCCACTATCCCGCGTGA
- a CDS encoding HdeD family acid-resistance protein, whose protein sequence is MVNDSLTYDGRTMHLHHLRRKWGWIVALGALMLIGGLFALYDVTTATLVTVFYVGAAMLVAGAMEIVTAVQIRPWTRALLWGAIGVITIVAGFLVFRDPLLAAVSLTAIIGVALIAAGLFKLILAWHIRDVGPWGLVAFSGVISIVLGGMVLAQWPMSGLYILGLFLAINLIFEGVSWITVGLSAKA, encoded by the coding sequence ATGGTCAATGACAGCCTGACTTACGACGGGCGCACGATGCATCTGCATCATCTGCGCCGCAAATGGGGATGGATCGTCGCGCTTGGCGCGCTCATGCTCATCGGCGGATTGTTCGCACTCTACGACGTCACGACCGCCACGCTCGTGACCGTGTTCTATGTCGGCGCGGCGATGCTCGTCGCCGGCGCGATGGAGATTGTCACGGCCGTTCAGATCCGACCCTGGACCAGGGCGCTGCTCTGGGGCGCGATCGGGGTCATCACGATCGTCGCGGGCTTTCTGGTCTTCCGCGATCCTTTGCTCGCGGCGGTGTCGTTGACGGCGATCATCGGCGTCGCGCTGATCGCCGCCGGCCTGTTCAAGCTGATCCTCGCCTGGCACATTCGCGACGTCGGCCCCTGGGGCCTCGTGGCGTTTTCTGGAGTGATCAGCATCGTGCTGGGCGGCATGGTCCTGGCCCAGTGGCCGATGTCGGGCCTCTACATCCTTGGCCTCTTCCTCGCGATCAATCTGATCTTCGAGGGCGTCAGCTGGATCACCGTCGGGCTTTCGGCGAAGGCCTGA
- a CDS encoding TylF/MycF/NovP-related O-methyltransferase produces MKAAGCDYNWHWRVHVGLWAAATAAKLPGDFVECGVNRGFLSSAIMTLLDWNALDRRFYLLDTFSGLDERYVSEEEKAAGVLERNKAEIERGFYTFEPEEVRKNFSEWKNIEIIVGSIPDTLPQIGAKRIAFLHIDLNCSPPEVAAAEALWDRLTPGGLILLDDYAYSGYRSQKLGMDGFAKRRDVPILSLPTGQGLMIKPAI; encoded by the coding sequence GTGAAAGCGGCAGGCTGCGATTACAACTGGCACTGGCGCGTCCATGTGGGGCTCTGGGCAGCCGCCACCGCAGCAAAGCTTCCCGGTGATTTCGTCGAGTGCGGCGTCAACCGAGGTTTTCTTTCCTCGGCGATCATGACGCTCCTCGATTGGAACGCCCTTGATCGTCGATTCTATCTTCTCGATACATTTTCCGGATTAGACGAACGGTATGTCTCGGAGGAGGAGAAGGCCGCGGGCGTTCTGGAGCGCAACAAGGCAGAGATCGAAAGAGGTTTCTACACTTTCGAACCCGAGGAGGTCCGCAAGAACTTTTCGGAGTGGAAGAACATCGAGATCATCGTCGGCTCTATCCCTGACACGCTGCCGCAAATTGGCGCCAAGCGCATCGCCTTCCTGCACATCGACCTCAACTGCTCCCCGCCCGAGGTGGCGGCGGCCGAGGCCTTGTGGGACCGGCTGACCCCAGGCGGGCTGATCCTGTTGGACGACTACGCCTATAGCGGCTACCGCTCCCAGAAGCTGGGCATGGACGGCTTCGCCAAGCGTCGCGACGTTCCCATTTTGTCGCTGCCCACCGGCCAAGGGCTCATGATCAAGCCGGCCATCTAA
- a CDS encoding class I SAM-dependent methyltransferase, which translates to MTGPSRIRVDALSRAGLLWRMIHTSATCSICGGGSFTSHKVLWPALIAEWQLSETEAAYIDEQQGCACDGCGANLRIVALGDAVRCATGFDKTIRAFGETPEAARLRILDLNGAPAISPALAALPEYVRADYPKVDMLAMPFADGVFDLVIHSDTLEHVPHPVRALQECRRVLAPGGSLCFTVPIVVGRLTRTRDGLPKSYHGDPATSTEDLLVRTEFGADAWRFLFEAGFREIAMHAVKYPAAIAFRAIQISMD; encoded by the coding sequence GTGACCGGACCGTCCCGCATTCGAGTTGATGCGCTGTCGCGCGCCGGCCTACTTTGGCGCATGATTCACACGAGCGCGACCTGCTCCATTTGCGGCGGCGGCAGCTTCACATCCCACAAGGTTCTGTGGCCTGCGCTGATCGCCGAATGGCAGCTCTCTGAAACCGAAGCGGCCTATATCGACGAGCAGCAGGGATGCGCGTGCGATGGCTGCGGGGCTAATTTGCGGATCGTGGCGCTCGGCGACGCCGTTCGCTGCGCGACGGGCTTCGATAAGACCATCCGCGCATTCGGCGAAACGCCAGAAGCGGCGCGTCTGCGCATTCTCGACCTCAATGGCGCGCCCGCGATCTCCCCCGCCCTAGCCGCGCTACCCGAATATGTGCGCGCCGATTATCCGAAGGTCGACATGTTAGCGATGCCCTTCGCAGATGGCGTTTTCGACCTCGTGATACATTCTGACACGCTTGAGCACGTGCCGCATCCGGTTCGCGCACTGCAGGAATGCCGGCGCGTTTTAGCTCCCGGAGGAAGCCTCTGCTTCACGGTTCCTATCGTTGTTGGACGTCTCACCCGCACTCGAGACGGCTTGCCCAAGAGCTATCACGGCGATCCCGCGACCAGCACGGAAGACCTCCTTGTCCGAACCGAATTCGGCGCTGACGCGTGGCGTTTTCTTTTTGAAGCAGGATTTCGCGAAATAGCGATGCATGCAGTCAAATATCCTGCCGCTATCGCCTTTCGCGCGATTCAAATCTCAATGGACTGA
- the leuS gene encoding leucine--tRNA ligase, giving the protein MRPERYNFAEAEPRWQKIWEEKQSFKAGDSAGAPKYYVLEMFPYPSGRLHMGHVRNYSMGDVIARFMRARGFDVLHPMGWDAFGLPAENAAAQTGAHPAQWTYANIAAMRAQLKTLGLSLDWSREIATCDPEYYGRQQKLFLDFLKAGIVDRKKSKVNWDPVDMTVLANEQVIDGRGWRSGALVEQRELTQWFFKITDYSEELLAALDDLERWPDKVRLMQRNWIGRSEGMLVRFALAEPLGEAREIEVFTTRADTLFGAKFVALAADHPLAKAAAEKDPALAAFAEECRRGATSAEAIETAEKMGYDTGLRVVHPFDPSWTLPVYVANFILMDYGTGAIFGCPAHDQRDLDFATKYRLGFKVVVCPESGDPQELETQIATSGEAFEAEGRLVNSGFLDGLAVPQAKDEVANRLTTTALFGHPQGERKVNFKLRDWGISRQRYWGCPIPIIHCETCGPVPVPEADLPVRLPEDVSFDQPGNPLDRHASWKNVPCPSCGAPARRETDTMDTFVDSSWYYARFADPHNETAPASAEALARWLPVDQYIGGIEHAILHLLYSRFFARAMRDSGHAAVAEPFAGLFTQGMVVHETYKRQTGEWVSPSDVRLEFVPASSVPSAGTAIQTATSSTPNEPPPEGGLKISTANIRVANLVSTGERLEIGAIEKMSKSKKNTVDPDDIVASYGADTARLFVLSDSPPDRDVIWSDEGAQGAWRFVQRLWRLTGELGRVAAPVGAEPPAAFHDLALAVRKATHRSIAQASENIERLRFNSAIARIREFANELTSALDAVTETPVPADLAFAFREAADALVRLVAPMTPHVAEECWADLGHKGLVAEAPWPAADPTLLAQEMISLPVQVNGKKRAEILVAHDADEETIRKEALAQDGVQRAMEGKPLRKFILVPKRIVNVVV; this is encoded by the coding sequence ATGAGACCCGAACGCTATAATTTTGCCGAGGCGGAGCCCCGCTGGCAAAAGATTTGGGAAGAAAAACAGTCTTTTAAGGCAGGCGACAGCGCCGGCGCGCCCAAATATTACGTGCTCGAGATGTTTCCCTATCCTTCGGGCCGGCTGCACATGGGGCATGTGCGCAATTACTCGATGGGCGACGTCATCGCGCGCTTCATGCGCGCCAGGGGCTTCGACGTCCTGCATCCGATGGGGTGGGACGCCTTCGGCCTTCCCGCCGAAAACGCCGCGGCGCAGACCGGCGCGCATCCTGCCCAATGGACCTACGCGAATATCGCCGCGATGCGCGCGCAGCTCAAAACGCTGGGGCTGTCGCTCGACTGGTCGCGTGAGATCGCGACTTGCGATCCCGAATATTACGGGCGCCAGCAGAAGCTTTTCCTCGATTTCCTGAAAGCCGGCATCGTCGACCGTAAGAAGTCCAAGGTGAACTGGGACCCCGTTGACATGACCGTGCTCGCCAATGAGCAGGTCATCGACGGCCGCGGCTGGCGCTCAGGCGCGCTCGTCGAGCAGCGCGAGCTGACGCAGTGGTTCTTCAAGATCACCGACTATTCCGAAGAGCTGCTCGCTGCGCTCGACGATCTCGAGCGCTGGCCCGACAAGGTGCGGCTGATGCAGCGCAACTGGATCGGGCGCTCGGAAGGCATGCTCGTGCGCTTCGCGCTGGCTGAGCCGCTTGGCGAAGCGCGCGAGATCGAGGTCTTTACCACCCGCGCCGACACGCTGTTTGGCGCGAAATTCGTCGCGCTCGCCGCGGACCACCCGCTGGCGAAGGCCGCCGCCGAGAAGGACCCGGCGCTTGCCGCCTTCGCCGAGGAGTGCCGGCGCGGCGCGACGTCCGCTGAAGCGATCGAGACCGCGGAAAAGATGGGCTACGACACGGGGCTGCGCGTCGTTCATCCCTTCGATCCGAGCTGGACGCTGCCGGTCTATGTCGCGAACTTCATTCTGATGGACTACGGCACGGGCGCGATCTTCGGCTGCCCGGCGCATGACCAGCGCGACTTGGATTTCGCGACGAAATATCGGCTCGGCTTCAAGGTCGTGGTCTGCCCGGAAAGCGGCGATCCCCAAGAGCTCGAAACGCAGATTGCGACAAGCGGCGAAGCCTTCGAGGCCGAGGGCAGGCTGGTCAATTCCGGTTTTCTCGACGGCCTCGCCGTGCCGCAGGCCAAGGACGAGGTCGCGAACCGTCTGACGACGACGGCGCTTTTTGGCCATCCCCAGGGCGAGCGGAAAGTCAATTTCAAGCTGCGCGACTGGGGGATTTCGCGCCAGCGCTACTGGGGTTGCCCAATCCCGATCATCCATTGCGAGACCTGCGGGCCGGTGCCGGTTCCCGAAGCCGATCTGCCGGTGCGGCTGCCCGAAGACGTCTCCTTCGATCAGCCCGGCAATCCGCTCGATCGCCACGCAAGCTGGAAGAATGTCCCCTGTCCCTCTTGCGGCGCGCCGGCGCGGCGCGAGACCGACACGATGGACACTTTCGTCGACTCGTCCTGGTATTACGCCCGCTTCGCCGATCCGCATAATGAGACGGCGCCGGCGAGCGCCGAGGCGCTCGCGCGCTGGCTGCCGGTCGATCAATATATCGGCGGCATCGAACACGCGATTCTGCATCTTCTCTATTCGCGCTTCTTCGCGCGCGCCATGCGCGACAGCGGCCACGCCGCGGTGGCGGAGCCCTTCGCCGGACTCTTCACCCAGGGCATGGTCGTGCATGAAACCTATAAGAGGCAGACTGGGGAATGGGTGTCTCCCTCCGACGTTCGACTTGAATTCGTGCCGGCGTCGAGTGTTCCGAGTGCGGGCACAGCCATTCAAACGGCAACCAGCTCTACCCCCAATGAGCCGCCGCCAGAGGGCGGTCTGAAGATTTCGACTGCCAATATTCGCGTTGCAAATCTTGTAAGCACCGGTGAGCGGCTCGAAATTGGTGCGATCGAGAAAATGTCGAAGTCGAAGAAGAACACGGTCGATCCCGACGATATCGTGGCGAGCTATGGCGCCGATACGGCGCGCCTCTTCGTCCTGTCCGACAGCCCGCCCGATCGCGACGTCATCTGGTCGGACGAGGGCGCGCAGGGCGCATGGCGCTTTGTGCAGCGCCTGTGGCGCTTGACCGGTGAACTGGGACGGGTGGCCGCGCCCGTCGGGGCTGAGCCGCCGGCGGCGTTTCACGATCTCGCGCTCGCCGTGCGCAAGGCGACGCATCGTTCGATCGCCCAGGCGAGCGAAAATATCGAGCGGTTGCGCTTCAACAGCGCCATCGCCCGCATCCGCGAATTCGCCAATGAGCTGACCAGCGCGCTCGACGCCGTGACCGAAACGCCGGTTCCGGCCGATCTTGCCTTCGCCTTCCGCGAGGCGGCGGACGCGCTCGTTCGGCTTGTCGCGCCGATGACGCCGCATGTCGCCGAGGAGTGCTGGGCCGATTTGGGCCACAAAGGTCTGGTTGCTGAAGCGCCTTGGCCGGCGGCCGATCCTACCCTGTTGGCCCAGGAGATGATAAGCCTGCCGGTGCAGGTCAACGGCAAAAAGCGCGCCGAAATTCTTGTCGCCCATGACGCCGACGAGGAAACGATTCGCAAAGAGGCTTTGGCGCAAGATGGCGTTCAGCGCGCCATGGAAGGCAAGCCGCTGAGGAAGTTCATTCTCGTTCCGAAAAGGATCGTCAATGTGGTGGTTTGA
- a CDS encoding LPS assembly lipoprotein LptE, which produces MRLLVVMAAFSAALPLAGCIQPLYAPAGFGLDSAPLAAELHSIAVDEIPQRLGHYVRNELIFGLNGTGSQPPPRYRLMVVLRERVQTPILDTVTGRATSATVIVDAEYRLVTIPDEVEVTKGIAFNVASYDRFSNRFSNVRAARDAEIRNARVIADSIRTRIATVLATRLSPVPAPAVVRY; this is translated from the coding sequence ATGAGGCTCCTGGTCGTGATGGCCGCCTTTTCCGCCGCCTTGCCGCTCGCCGGCTGCATCCAGCCGCTTTATGCGCCGGCAGGATTTGGGCTCGACTCCGCGCCGCTCGCGGCCGAGCTGCATTCGATCGCGGTCGACGAAATTCCGCAGCGGCTCGGCCACTATGTCCGCAATGAGCTGATCTTCGGCCTGAACGGCACCGGCTCGCAGCCGCCGCCGCGCTACCGGCTGATGGTCGTGCTCCGCGAGCGCGTGCAGACGCCGATTCTCGACACTGTGACCGGCCGCGCCACATCGGCGACGGTGATCGTCGACGCCGAATATCGGCTCGTCACCATCCCTGATGAGGTGGAGGTCACGAAGGGCATCGCTTTCAACGTCGCGAGCTACGATCGTTTCTCGAACCGTTTCTCCAATGTGCGCGCCGCACGCGACGCAGAGATCCGTAACGCGCGGGTCATCGCCGATTCGATCCGCACCAGAATCGCCACCGTGCTCGCTACGCGCCTGTCGCCTGTCCCGGCTCCCGCCGTCGTTCGCTATTGA